TTCAAAAATTACAATTACCAGCTGCAGTTATGGTAAACAAAGTTGATAATGAACATTCAAATTTTGATAAAACTGTTGAAGTTGCAAAAGAAAGATTGAGCCATGATATTGCAGTTGTTAGTTTCCCGGTTAACGAAGGAACAAATTTTAATTCGATAATCGATGTAATCAAAATGAAAAAAATAACTTTTGGAGATGCAAAATCTAAAAAAGTTACCGAAGAAGAAATTCCAGCAAATCTAAAAGAAAAAGCTGAAAAGTTAAGAGAAGAATTATTAGAAAAAGTTGCTGAATCTACTGAAGAATTAATGAATAAATTTTTTGAAGAAGGTACGTTAAGTGATGAGGATTTTGCAAAAGGTTTGAAGAATGCAATTATTTCCAGAAGTTTAATTCCTTTATTTGCAGTTTCTGCTGAAAAAGGTGCTGGACTTTCAGATTTTGCTGATTTTGTTGTTGAATACTTACCAGCTCCATGCGATAGAAAACCAGTTCCCGCAATAAAAGTAGGTTCTGATCAAACGGTTGATATAAAATGTGATCCAAAGGGCGAACCAGCTTTATTAGTATTTAAATCTTTATCAGAAGCACATGTTGGAGAACTTTCTGTTTTCAAAGTTTATTCTGGAAAATTAACTCCCGGTTTGGATTTATTTAATGAAGAAAGAAATAAACCAGAAAGACTTGGTCAATTATACGTTCTTAACGGACACAATCGAGCAGAAGTTTCAGAACTTTTAGCTGGTGATATTGGTGCTGTTGTAAAATTAAAAGATACTCATACAAATAATACATTATGCAGTAAAGAATTAGGAATAATTTTACCTCACATTGAATTTCCCAATCCGGTTATCAGAGGTGCTGTAATTCCAAAATCAAAAGGTGATGAAGATAAAATTTCTTCCGGATTACATACAGTACACGAAGAAGATCCAACACTTCAAGTAAAATTTGATCCGGAATTGTCTCAAACTATTATTTCTGGTCAAGGAGAATTGCAATTAACTTTAGCAACAAAACTTTTGAAAGATCGATATAAAGTTGAAGTTGATTTAGTTGAACCAAAAATTCCATATCGAGAGACTGTCAGAGGAATTTGCGAAAATGCAGAATATAAGCATAAAAAACAATCTGGTGGTCGCGGGCAATTTGGTCATGTATTTATTAAAGTTGAACCAATGCCACAAGGTGGAGGTTTTGAATTTGTAAATGCAATTGTAGGCGGTGTAATTCCTGGTAGATTTATTCCAGCTGTTGAAAAGGGAATTAGAGAATTGATGGAAAAAGGAATTTTAACCGGAAGTAAAGTAGTTGATATTAAAGTAACTTTATTTGATGGTAATTTTCACAACGTAGATTCTGACGAAGTATCATTTAAAATTGCTGGTTCGCAAGCTTTTAAAAAAGGATTTTTGGCAGCTAATCCGGTTTTACTTGAACCAATTTATGATTTATCGATTAAAGTCCCGGAAGAATTCATGGGTGATGTTATGGGAGATATTTCTAGCAGACGTGGAAAAATTTCTGGAATGGATTCCGAAGGACCTTTCCAAATCATTAAAGCAAAAGTTCCTTTGGCAGATTTATATAAATATTCAACTCAATTAAGAAGTTTAACATCTGGCAGAGGAATTCACAGTCGTGAATTTTCGCATTATGAACCTGTTCCAAAAGATGTTGAAGCAAAAGTTATTGAAGAATATAATAAATCTAAGCAAGAAGAATAGTCAAAATTATATTTAAAATATCTGAGGTTGTTTCGTTAATTTGGAACAACCTCTTTTTTTAGTGAGAAATAAATTGGAAAAAATGTGGTCACCTTGGCGTTCAAATTATATTGATTCATTTAAAAATGCAAAGGATGATGAAAGTTGTGTTTTCTGTGGAATTGAGAATCAAAACATTGATCATGATGAATGCCTGTTAGTTTATAAGGGGAAATTATGTTTTGTAATGCTAAATCTTTATCCTTATAATAATGGACATTTGATGATAATTCCTTATCGTCATTTATCAGATTATACAGAACTTACAAATGAAGAATTAAGTGAAATTACTTCTCTAAATAAAATTTCAATTATAGCATTAAGAAATTTAATTTCACCACAAGGGTTTAATTTTGGTGCAAATATAGGCAAAGCAGCCGGCGCCGGTATTCATACACATTTACATTTTCATCTTGTACCAAGATGGAATGGAGATACTAACTTTATGCCAGTATTGGGTGAAGTGAAAATAATTAGTCAAGATTTGCTTGAATTGAAAAATAAATTAATTCAAGAATTCAAAAATTTAGTATAGAAAAATATTTAAGGGAATAATGAGCGAAGAGAAAGTTTTTGAAAATTTACAGCCAACAATGGTTGAATCTTTAAACGAAATTTTAGGCAAACCTTTTAAAGTTTTAGATGATGGTTTTGTAAGAGTTGTTGATTATATGGGCTCTGATCAATCAATTGTTCAAGCTGCGCGGGTTTCTTACGGTGCCGGAACAAAGCAAGTAAGTCAAGATAAAGGTTTAATAAGATATTTAATGCGTCATCATCACTCAACACCTTTTGAAATGTGTGAAATTAAATTGCATGTCCGTGTTCCAATGGATACTTGGCGTCAGTGGATTCGTCACAGAACTGCAAATGTAAATGAATATTCTACGCGTTATTCAATTGCAATAGATCAAGCATCAAGAACAAAAAATGAAGAATGGCGAATGCAGTCAACTTCTAACAAGCAAGGAAGTGAAGGATTTTTATCATTAGAAGAAGGGATTCAACTTTCTGAAGAAGAAAAAAATCTTCACTCGGAAATTTGGAATATTTACAATAACAGAATTGAAAAAGGTGTAGCTCGCGAACAAGCAAGAAAAGATTTACCTCTATCAACTTATACAGAAGCTTACTGGAAAATTGATCTTCATAATTTGCTGCATTTTCTTCAACTAAGGATGGATAAACATGCTCAGTTGGAAATAAGAAAATATGCAGAAACTATTGGGTACGAAATAGTTAAAAAATGGGTTCCATTAGCTTGGCAAGCATTTGAAGATTATAGATTAAATTCAAAGTCATTTTCTGGATTAGAAATAGAATTATTAAGTTTAATTTCAAATAATAACACAATACAAGCAATTGAAAAAGCGAAAAATTTCGGCTGGCTAAAAGAGAAAGATGGAAAAATTATTGGTAATTTAGAGCGATTGGAATTTGAAGAAAAACTTATTCAGCTTAATTTAAAAGCCCCGTGGTAAATTCAAATAAAATTCTAAAAAAAATAATTATTACTGCAGTATCAAAAAATGGAATTATTGGAAACAAAGGAAGAATTCCATGGAATTCTAAATCAGAGATAAATCACTTTAAAGAAACCACTTTAAATTCAGCTGTTATTTTTGGCAGAAAAACTTTCGAAAGTTTAGATAAACCATTAAAGAATAGAACAAATATTGTAATTTCCAAAACTTTAACATCTCAAGAAAATGAATTCTTAATTTTTCCAACATTGAGAATGGCATACAATTATTTACGAAAGAATAATTTTGAAAAAGTTTTTATTTGCGGAGGATATAAAATTTATTTATCAGCTTTGAGAAATGCCGATGAATTAATCATTTCTGTGATGAAATTTTTCGTTGAAGGGGATACAAAATTTCCGAAAATTAATTATGCAAATTGGAATTTAATAAAAATAAAAAAATTTGATGAATTTGAAGTATTTTATTATGTAAGAAATAAGAAGCAATAATTTGGTATTTTTAGTTACCTAAAAATTTAATTGATGAAAAATAATTCTATAAAAATATTGCCGGATAATATTGCAAATAAAATTGCAGCGGGTGAAGTTGTTCAGCGACCGGAATCAGTTTTAAAAGAATTGATGGAAAATTCTCTTGACGCTGATGCAAAAAATATTGAAGTCTACATAAAAAGAGCTGGAACAGTTCTCGTCCAAATTATTGATGATGGAATTGGGATGAATGAATCCGATGCTTTACTAAGTATTGAACGTCACGCAACTAGTAAGATCAGAACAATTGAAGATTTAAATAATATTAATACTTTTGGATTTAGAGGTGAAGCTTTAAGCTCAATTGCATCTGTAAGCATTTTTGAACTTAAAACCGAAATGAGAAACAGTGATTTCGGCACTTTTATAAAAATTGAAAATGATGAATTAAAAATAGAAAAAGGTAGTTTTCCTAAAGGTACATCAATTGCTGTAAAAAATTTATTTTACAATACTCCGGCGAGAAGAAATTTTTTAAAATCACACGCAACTGAATTAAAACACATTCTCGATTCGTTTAAGAAAATTGCGTTAAGTAATCCTTTGGTAAATTTTAAATTATGGAATGATGAGGAGTTAATTTATGATTTTAAATCTTCAAGTTTAGATGAAAGAATGTCCGCAGTATTTGCAGAAAATATTCTGGATGGTTTGGTTAAAGTAGAAGAGAAAACTGAATTTATTTCGGTATACGGTTATATTTCAAAACCCACATATTTAACAAAAAGTAAAAGCGATCAATACCTTTTTATAAATAAAAGATTTGTTACAAATAAATCAATTAATCATGCAGTATTTAAAGCTTATAATGATTTGCTTGAAAAAGGAGATTTTCCGTTTTTTGTTTTGTTTATTGAGCTAGATCCACAAAGAGTTGATGTAAACGTGCACCCTTCAAAATTAGAAGTAAAATTTGAAGATGAAAAAGATATCTATAATTTTATGCGCGCTGTTGTAAAAAAAGGATTGGGACAATATGATTTGATTCCAAATATTGAATTGAAAGAAAATGAAACAATTTCAACATCAATAAAACATAATTATCCAAATCCCGTTGGAAAAAATAATTTTGATGATCGCCCCGATTTTATTGGTCAAAGTGCAATAAAAAAAGAAAAACCAAAAACATATTCAGAAAATGAAATAGATATACTTTTTAATTCACTTAATACAAAAATTAAAAATTCTGTAATTGTTGAAAATGAAGAACATCCCTTTTATGAAGAATCTTCTCGAGAAATTTATCATTCACCAGTAAATACAAGTTTTGATGAAGTTCCAAAAGGTGATACAACATTTATAGTTGCTCTTCACAATAAGTACATTTTAACGCCAATAAAGAGTGGGTTAATGATAATTGATGCGCATGTTGCTCACGAAAGAATTTTGTATGAAAAAGCTATAAATTCGTTTGAAGCTAATTTGCCATTCACTCAACAATTACTTTTTGCACAAACTTTACAGCTTGATCCAGCTGATTATCTTCTTGTGAAAGAACTTGAACCGCACTTAACAAAATTAGGATTTGCATTAAAATTTTTTTCAAAGAACGTTATTGTGATTGACGGAGTTCCTTCAGATATAAATGTCGGTTCTGAAGTTGAAACTTTTTTAGATATTTTGAATGAATATAAAAGTAATGATCAAGAAAAACATTTAGAACAAAAAGACAACATAGCAAAATCATACTCATGTAAAGCTGCCATAAAAGCCGGTGATAAATTGAACGAAAGGGAAATGAGAATTTTGGTCGATCAACTTTTCGCAACATCAATGCCTTACGTTTGTCCGCACGGCAGACCAATTATTGTAAAAATTCCTATTACAGAATTTGATAAAAGATTTGGAAGAACATAAATTCTAATAAACAAATTCTTGTATTAACAAAAATCTTATTTTATTATTTTTTGAGTAATAAATGAAAGGGCAATATTTTGGATGACAATTTTTTAAAATCAAAACTTGAATTTGAAACTAAATTTTTAAAAGCAGAAAAAAATGATTTAAAATTCACAACAGTTTCGGGTGAAAAAATAAATCCGCTTTACACTCCAGAAGATATAGAAAATAAAAATTTTAATGATGAAATTGGATTTCCGGGACAATTTCCATACACAAGAGGAATTCATCCAACCGGATATCGTGGTAAACTTTGGACAATGCGTCAGTTTGCCGGATTTGGTTCTCCGGAAGATACAAACGAGAGATTTAAATATTTGCTGTCACACGGACAAACCGGTTTATCTGTAGCTTTCGATTTGCCAACTTTGATGGGGTATGATTCTGATCATCAAATGAGCATTGGTGAAGTTGGAATTTGTGGTGTTGCTATTTCTTCACTTGAAGATATGGAAATTTTATTTGATGGAATTCCGTTAGAACAAGTTTCAACATCGATGACAATCAATTCACCGGCAGCAATGATTTATGCATTTTATTTAGCTGTTGCAAAAAAACAAGGAGTAAAATTTGATCAACTTCGCGGTACATTGCAAAATGATATTTTAAAGGAATATATTGCTCAAAAGGAATTTATTTTTCCACCTAAACCTTCCATGCGAATAATTACTGATATGATTGAATTTTCCACAAAAGAAGTTCCACAATTTAATCCAGTATCGGTAAGCGGATATCATATTAGAGAAGCTGGAGCAACTGCAGCACAAGAATTGGCTTATACACTTGCTGATGGCTTTGCATATATTGAACATGCAATAGAAAGAGGAATGGATATTGACGAATTTGCTCCAAGAATTTCTTTCTTTTTTAATTCACATTTAGATTTTTTCGAAGAAATTGCAAAGTATAGAGCTGCTCGTAGAATTTATGCAAAACACATGAAAGAAAAATATGGTGCAAAAAATCCAAGATCTTGGTGGATGAGATTTCACACACAAACTGCCGGATGTACTTTAACAGCTCAGCAACCGGAAAACAATATTATTAGAACAGCATTCCAAGCAATGGCGGCAGTACTTGGCGGTACTCAATCATTACACACAAATTCAATGGATGAAACTTTAGCATTGCCATCAGAAAAAGCTGTAAAGATTGCTTTAAGAACTCAACAAATTTTAGCTTATGAAACCGGAGTAATAAATACGGTTGATCCCCTTGGCGGAAGCTATTTTATTGAATCTTTAACTGATAAAATGGAACAAGAAGCAGAGAAAATTTTTGCTGAAATAGATTCCTTAGGTGGTGTAATTCCAGCTATTGATGCCGGATATTTTCAAAAGGAAATTTCACAAAGTGCTTACAGATATCAAATTGAATTGGATAAAAAAGAAAAATTTGTTGTCGGCGTAAATGAGTTTGTGGAAAAAGATGAAAAAATTGATATCCCAATTTTGCAAATTTCTAAAGATGTAGAACTAAAACAAAAAGAAAGATTGATGAAACTTAAAGAAAGAAGAAATAATTCTAAAGTGGATGAATGTTTAAATGAGATTGATTTAGCTGCTCGAAATAATGTTAATCTAATGCCAATTCTTATTAAAGCTGCTGAAAATTATGTCACTCTTGGAGAAATGGTTGAGGTTCTTAAAGTACCGTTTGGAGTTTATGAAGAAGCAATAGTATTTTAATTAACATGATAACAAAAATTTCATTAAAAATATTATTCTTGATTTCTTTTATATTGTTCATTAGTTGCTCAACCTCCGATGTTGTGAAAATTGGAAAGAATGAAAGTAAAGAAACAGTTTCTAAAAAAATAAATGATATTGATCTAAATATTGAAAAAACTGTTTGCTGGATAAATCTAATGCCAGGTTCAAGTGCAAAATTTCATGTAAGCGGTAAATTTTCACTTCCGGAAAATGATAATTATGATCTTGAAGAAATTGAACTAAAGTTTGTTAAAGTTTATCAAGAAAATATTGAATTATATTTTATTCAGCCAAAAGTTGTGCAGACGAATGAAAAATCTTACAAAGAAATTATTTATTCAACATTGCAAGGGTTAGTTTTAAATAAAAGTTTTAATAAAAATAGAAACGTTACTTTAGAATTAATTTTTAATACAGGAAGTAATGAATTAAAATATTATATCGAAAATATTAAGGTTGAAGAGGTTTTTTAAAAATGACTTACGAGTTTTTAGGATTAATAATTTTATTATTGCTAAGCGGATTTTTTTCATCTGCTGAACTTGCATTTATTGTTTCAAACAAACTTAAAATTGAGCTACTTGCAAGGAAAAAAAATATTGCAGCAAAATATGCATTATTCTTTGTAAATAATCCGCAAACTTTTTTTTCAACAATTTTAATTTCCAACAATATTGTAAACATTGCCTTTGCATCATTAATTACAATTTTTCTTACAAAAATTTATGATTTCGGTGAAGCAGTAATTTTGCTTATTTCAACATTATTACTTTTACTTTTTGGAGAATTAATTCCAAAATATATTGGGAGAGAACTTTCTGATTTTCTATTTTTGTTGGCATCAATACCTGTAAAAATAATTTCAACAATTTTGTTTCCGCTCGTAAAACTTACCGATTCAATTTCACTTTTATTAACAAGAAAGAATGATCTTTCTGATGAAGTGGCAGATATTATGCATAAAGAGGATATTCATTCATTAATTGTTGAAGGTTCTGAAGTTGGGAAAGTAGATGAAGAAGATTCTGATGTAATTAAAAATATTATTGATTTAGCTGAACAAAAAGTATATGAAGCAATGACTCCAAGAACCGAAATTGTTGGTGTAAGTATTGATTCACCAATTAGTGAAGTTATTGAAATTTTTATTGAATCCGGATATTCAAAACTTCCGGTTTATGATGAAAATTTAGATAATATTAAAGGTGTAGTTAATGTTTATGATATGTTTAAAAATCCAGCTAATCTTGAATCAATTTTACGTGAAGTTTTGTTTGTGCCGGAAACAAAAAAAAGTCTTGATATGTTGAGTGAGTTTCTGGAAAAAAGAATTTCATTTACGGTAATTGTTGATGAATTTGGCGGAACTGCGGGAATTTTAACAGTTGAAGATTTAATAGAAGAAATGTTTGGCGAAATTAGAGATGAGTATGATGAAGATCCCGATGTTTGTAAAAAAATCGACGATAAAACTTTTGTTCTTAGCGGAAGAATTGAAATTGATGTTCTTAATGAAGAATATGAATTAGATATTCCGGATGGTGACTATGCAACAATTGCCGGATTTATAACTTCGCAAATTGGTAGAATTCCGGCAAAAGGTGAGAAAATTAAAATTGATAATTTTGATTTTGTAATTATTCATTCAAGTAAAATAAAGATTAATCTTGTAAAAATGTTTGCATTTCCAAAACCAAAGGAAGAATAAAATAAATTACATGTAAAAAAAAGGCGAATTTTCAATTCGCCTTTTAATTTTTATAAAACGTGTTTCCAC
The nucleotide sequence above comes from Ignavibacteriota bacterium. Encoded proteins:
- the fusA gene encoding elongation factor G → MSAFTPDAIRNIAFVGHGGSGKTSLSEFLLFSAGEINRIGTIAEGTTTSDFNPNEIERQISISASALHLIWKNTKINLLDAPGYSDFIGAVKSSLHVVDTAIVVLKGMEGVEVGTESAWEYIQKLQLPAAVMVNKVDNEHSNFDKTVEVAKERLSHDIAVVSFPVNEGTNFNSIIDVIKMKKITFGDAKSKKVTEEEIPANLKEKAEKLREELLEKVAESTEELMNKFFEEGTLSDEDFAKGLKNAIISRSLIPLFAVSAEKGAGLSDFADFVVEYLPAPCDRKPVPAIKVGSDQTVDIKCDPKGEPALLVFKSLSEAHVGELSVFKVYSGKLTPGLDLFNEERNKPERLGQLYVLNGHNRAEVSELLAGDIGAVVKLKDTHTNNTLCSKELGIILPHIEFPNPVIRGAVIPKSKGDEDKISSGLHTVHEEDPTLQVKFDPELSQTIISGQGELQLTLATKLLKDRYKVEVDLVEPKIPYRETVRGICENAEYKHKKQSGGRGQFGHVFIKVEPMPQGGGFEFVNAIVGGVIPGRFIPAVEKGIRELMEKGILTGSKVVDIKVTLFDGNFHNVDSDEVSFKIAGSQAFKKGFLAANPVLLEPIYDLSIKVPEEFMGDVMGDISSRRGKISGMDSEGPFQIIKAKVPLADLYKYSTQLRSLTSGRGIHSREFSHYEPVPKDVEAKVIEEYNKSKQEE
- a CDS encoding HIT domain-containing protein, giving the protein MEKMWSPWRSNYIDSFKNAKDDESCVFCGIENQNIDHDECLLVYKGKLCFVMLNLYPYNNGHLMIIPYRHLSDYTELTNEELSEITSLNKISIIALRNLISPQGFNFGANIGKAAGAGIHTHLHFHLVPRWNGDTNFMPVLGEVKIISQDLLELKNKLIQEFKNLV
- a CDS encoding FAD-dependent thymidylate synthase, with translation MSEEKVFENLQPTMVESLNEILGKPFKVLDDGFVRVVDYMGSDQSIVQAARVSYGAGTKQVSQDKGLIRYLMRHHHSTPFEMCEIKLHVRVPMDTWRQWIRHRTANVNEYSTRYSIAIDQASRTKNEEWRMQSTSNKQGSEGFLSLEEGIQLSEEEKNLHSEIWNIYNNRIEKGVAREQARKDLPLSTYTEAYWKIDLHNLLHFLQLRMDKHAQLEIRKYAETIGYEIVKKWVPLAWQAFEDYRLNSKSFSGLEIELLSLISNNNTIQAIEKAKNFGWLKEKDGKIIGNLERLEFEEKLIQLNLKAPW
- a CDS encoding dihydrofolate reductase, giving the protein MVNSNKILKKIIITAVSKNGIIGNKGRIPWNSKSEINHFKETTLNSAVIFGRKTFESLDKPLKNRTNIVISKTLTSQENEFLIFPTLRMAYNYLRKNNFEKVFICGGYKIYLSALRNADELIISVMKFFVEGDTKFPKINYANWNLIKIKKFDEFEVFYYVRNKKQ
- the mutL gene encoding DNA mismatch repair endonuclease MutL translates to MKNNSIKILPDNIANKIAAGEVVQRPESVLKELMENSLDADAKNIEVYIKRAGTVLVQIIDDGIGMNESDALLSIERHATSKIRTIEDLNNINTFGFRGEALSSIASVSIFELKTEMRNSDFGTFIKIENDELKIEKGSFPKGTSIAVKNLFYNTPARRNFLKSHATELKHILDSFKKIALSNPLVNFKLWNDEELIYDFKSSSLDERMSAVFAENILDGLVKVEEKTEFISVYGYISKPTYLTKSKSDQYLFINKRFVTNKSINHAVFKAYNDLLEKGDFPFFVLFIELDPQRVDVNVHPSKLEVKFEDEKDIYNFMRAVVKKGLGQYDLIPNIELKENETISTSIKHNYPNPVGKNNFDDRPDFIGQSAIKKEKPKTYSENEIDILFNSLNTKIKNSVIVENEEHPFYEESSREIYHSPVNTSFDEVPKGDTTFIVALHNKYILTPIKSGLMIIDAHVAHERILYEKAINSFEANLPFTQQLLFAQTLQLDPADYLLVKELEPHLTKLGFALKFFSKNVIVIDGVPSDINVGSEVETFLDILNEYKSNDQEKHLEQKDNIAKSYSCKAAIKAGDKLNEREMRILVDQLFATSMPYVCPHGRPIIVKIPITEFDKRFGRT
- a CDS encoding methylmalonyl-CoA mutase family protein, with the protein product MDDNFLKSKLEFETKFLKAEKNDLKFTTVSGEKINPLYTPEDIENKNFNDEIGFPGQFPYTRGIHPTGYRGKLWTMRQFAGFGSPEDTNERFKYLLSHGQTGLSVAFDLPTLMGYDSDHQMSIGEVGICGVAISSLEDMEILFDGIPLEQVSTSMTINSPAAMIYAFYLAVAKKQGVKFDQLRGTLQNDILKEYIAQKEFIFPPKPSMRIITDMIEFSTKEVPQFNPVSVSGYHIREAGATAAQELAYTLADGFAYIEHAIERGMDIDEFAPRISFFFNSHLDFFEEIAKYRAARRIYAKHMKEKYGAKNPRSWWMRFHTQTAGCTLTAQQPENNIIRTAFQAMAAVLGGTQSLHTNSMDETLALPSEKAVKIALRTQQILAYETGVINTVDPLGGSYFIESLTDKMEQEAEKIFAEIDSLGGVIPAIDAGYFQKEISQSAYRYQIELDKKEKFVVGVNEFVEKDEKIDIPILQISKDVELKQKERLMKLKERRNNSKVDECLNEIDLAARNNVNLMPILIKAAENYVTLGEMVEVLKVPFGVYEEAIVF
- a CDS encoding HlyC/CorC family transporter is translated as MTYEFLGLIILLLLSGFFSSAELAFIVSNKLKIELLARKKNIAAKYALFFVNNPQTFFSTILISNNIVNIAFASLITIFLTKIYDFGEAVILLISTLLLLLFGELIPKYIGRELSDFLFLLASIPVKIISTILFPLVKLTDSISLLLTRKNDLSDEVADIMHKEDIHSLIVEGSEVGKVDEEDSDVIKNIIDLAEQKVYEAMTPRTEIVGVSIDSPISEVIEIFIESGYSKLPVYDENLDNIKGVVNVYDMFKNPANLESILREVLFVPETKKSLDMLSEFLEKRISFTVIVDEFGGTAGILTVEDLIEEMFGEIRDEYDEDPDVCKKIDDKTFVLSGRIEIDVLNEEYELDIPDGDYATIAGFITSQIGRIPAKGEKIKIDNFDFVIIHSSKIKINLVKMFAFPKPKEE